From Hymenobacter sedentarius, a single genomic window includes:
- a CDS encoding ABC transporter ATP-binding protein, producing MLQAINIHKSYNSLNVLKGIDLTIEKSEIVSIVGSSGAGKSTLLHILGTLDNPDSGEVLFDGESVSSLGRNDLARFRNRHIGFIFQFHNLLPEFTALENVCLPAYLAGRSEKEVRVRARELLAMLNMEFRADHKPSEMSGGEQQRVSVARALINSPEIIFADEPSGNLDTKNAQELHQIFFLLRKELGQTFVIVTHNDQLAEMADRKIVMRDGHILEGG from the coding sequence TTGCTGCAAGCTATCAACATTCACAAGAGCTACAACTCCTTGAACGTACTCAAGGGCATCGATTTAACGATTGAAAAGTCGGAAATCGTGAGCATCGTCGGTTCTTCGGGAGCGGGAAAGAGCACCTTGCTGCACATCCTTGGCACCCTCGACAACCCCGATTCGGGCGAAGTACTGTTCGACGGCGAATCGGTGAGCTCGCTGGGGCGCAACGACTTGGCCCGGTTCCGCAACCGGCACATTGGCTTCATCTTCCAGTTTCACAACCTGCTGCCCGAGTTCACGGCCCTCGAAAACGTGTGCCTGCCCGCCTACCTGGCCGGCCGCTCCGAAAAAGAAGTGCGCGTGCGGGCCCGCGAGCTGCTCGCCATGCTCAACATGGAATTCCGTGCCGACCACAAGCCCAGCGAAATGAGCGGTGGCGAGCAGCAGCGCGTGTCCGTAGCCCGCGCCCTCATCAACTCGCCCGAAATCATCTTCGCCGACGAGCCCAGCGGCAACCTCGACACCAAAAACGCCCAAGAGCTGCACCAGATATTCTTCCTGCTGCGCAAGGAATTGGGCCAGACCTTCGTGATTGTGACGCACAACGACCAGCTGGCCGAAATGGCCGACCGCAAGATTGTGATGCGCGACGGCCACATTCTGGAAGGCGGCTAA
- a CDS encoding glycoside hydrolase family 113 produces MALPSFSWRRWVPLALLGVVPLLALWWPRRPGTAGANRADASELMAPAASFGGPGTFDSTRLRGVSWVGGDSVTDAELEPLRKAHVTWIAQMPFGWQAGATEPVIRVRTERRPRRGGYWGESDAGLIQTAQLAHQHGLRTLMKPHLWVRGNGTWPGDINMISPANWDAWFASYASYILHYAQVAEAAHFDGLCIGTELLHATEPAHDRAWRRLIRQIRGVYHGPLTYAANWSGEYQQIKFWDALDYVGIQAYFPLSNAASPSVDTLLRGWQPHLRTLAAWQKKIKKPVVFTEIGYKTTSDAAARPWEWPERTAAFATPDEATQARCYEAMFRACWGLPWLKGMFIWKWYPGLAPDGPARRHADFTPQHKPAEAVLARWYGQ; encoded by the coding sequence ATGGCCCTTCCTTCCTTTTCGTGGCGGCGCTGGGTACCGCTGGCGTTGCTGGGGGTGGTGCCGCTGCTGGCCCTCTGGTGGCCCCGCCGCCCCGGCACGGCCGGAGCGAACCGCGCCGATGCCAGCGAGCTAATGGCCCCGGCTGCTTCGTTTGGCGGCCCGGGCACGTTCGACAGCACGCGGCTGCGCGGCGTGAGCTGGGTGGGCGGCGATTCCGTTACAGATGCCGAGCTTGAGCCGCTGCGCAAAGCCCACGTGACATGGATAGCGCAAATGCCCTTTGGCTGGCAAGCCGGGGCCACCGAGCCGGTGATTCGGGTGCGCACGGAGCGGCGCCCGAGACGCGGTGGGTATTGGGGCGAAAGCGATGCCGGCCTCATTCAAACCGCTCAGCTGGCGCACCAGCACGGCCTGCGTACGCTCATGAAGCCCCATCTGTGGGTGCGGGGCAATGGCACCTGGCCCGGCGACATCAACATGATCAGCCCCGCCAACTGGGACGCGTGGTTTGCCAGCTACGCCAGCTACATCCTGCACTATGCCCAGGTGGCCGAAGCGGCGCATTTCGACGGCCTGTGCATTGGCACCGAGCTGCTGCACGCCACCGAGCCGGCCCACGACCGGGCCTGGCGCCGCCTCATCCGCCAGATTCGGGGCGTGTACCACGGCCCGCTCACCTACGCTGCCAACTGGAGCGGCGAGTACCAGCAAATCAAGTTCTGGGACGCGCTGGACTACGTGGGCATTCAGGCGTATTTCCCGCTCAGCAACGCCGCCAGCCCTTCGGTCGATACGCTGCTGCGCGGCTGGCAGCCCCACCTGCGCACCTTGGCGGCCTGGCAAAAGAAAATCAAGAAGCCGGTGGTTTTCACCGAAATTGGCTACAAAACCACCTCCGATGCCGCCGCCCGCCCCTGGGAATGGCCCGAGCGCACGGCCGCTTTTGCGACCCCCGACGAAGCCACCCAGGCCCGCTGCTACGAGGCCATGTTCCGGGCCTGTTGGGGCCTGCCGTGGCTCAAGGGCATGTTTATCTGGAAATGGTACCCCGGTCTGGCCCCCGACGGCCCGGCCCGCCGCCACGCCGATTTCACGCCCCAGCACAAGCCCGCCGAAGCCGTGTTGGCCCGGTGGTATGGGCAATGA
- a CDS encoding ice-binding family protein, protein MKKILLLLGALTSLSALPQTSMGQVVAPALGVTSTFAVFTAVGRLDNSGATVVTGDVGTGSTPVTGFGGAPAGTVIGGAVYVGNSGTGDAYATQAATDVAVAYGQMSAITCADNSLTVLGGPVGAPQVLTPNVYCLGAATTLAGDLVLDAQNNPNALFIIKLNGALTTGDLSHVKLINGASAANVYWQVEGAVTLGANSVFRGTLLAHGAISFHTGATLYGRALTTAGAIDMVTNTVAIQDINAPLPVTLTSFMVANQNGHALIKWATASEHNSKSFRVERSSTGIADWHTVADVAAAGTSTSPKQYSAVDTRATSEVNYYRLRSTDLDSTFSYSQVRAVHFGATASQTATAFPNPTANLLTVSGAGTGSQLTLTDVTGKVCWKQTASATGLDLLDTSALLPGTYLLRIISAQGQEKMVRVSKE, encoded by the coding sequence ATGAAAAAAATACTACTCTTACTAGGCGCTCTCACTTCGCTTTCGGCCTTACCCCAAACCAGCATGGGGCAAGTAGTGGCTCCTGCCCTGGGCGTTACTTCAACCTTCGCGGTTTTCACGGCTGTGGGCCGCCTCGACAACTCCGGGGCCACCGTTGTCACAGGCGATGTGGGCACGGGCTCCACCCCGGTAACTGGTTTCGGGGGGGCTCCGGCCGGAACCGTAATTGGAGGAGCAGTATATGTCGGAAACAGCGGCACCGGCGATGCCTACGCGACGCAAGCCGCGACAGATGTGGCCGTGGCCTACGGCCAAATGTCCGCCATTACTTGTGCGGATAACTCCCTAACCGTGTTGGGAGGACCGGTTGGAGCTCCTCAGGTACTCACGCCCAACGTGTATTGCCTGGGGGCCGCCACAACGCTGGCGGGTGACTTGGTCTTGGATGCGCAGAATAACCCCAACGCGCTTTTTATCATCAAGCTGAACGGTGCATTAACCACTGGGGACTTGTCCCATGTTAAGCTGATTAATGGAGCCTCTGCGGCCAACGTTTATTGGCAGGTCGAGGGGGCAGTTACGCTGGGCGCCAACTCTGTTTTCCGCGGGACGCTGCTAGCGCATGGGGCTATCAGCTTTCACACCGGGGCCACACTCTACGGCCGCGCCCTGACTACGGCAGGTGCCATTGATATGGTCACAAACACCGTTGCGATACAGGATATCAACGCACCTCTGCCAGTCACCCTGACGAGTTTCATGGTGGCGAATCAAAATGGCCATGCCCTCATCAAGTGGGCCACCGCCAGCGAGCACAACAGCAAAAGTTTCCGGGTGGAGCGCAGCAGTACTGGTATCGCCGATTGGCATACCGTTGCCGACGTGGCAGCTGCTGGCACTAGTACTTCCCCTAAACAGTATAGCGCTGTTGATACGCGGGCGACTTCCGAGGTCAATTATTACCGCTTGCGGAGTACGGACCTCGACAGTACTTTCTCCTATAGCCAGGTGCGGGCAGTGCACTTTGGGGCAACTGCCAGCCAGACGGCCACGGCCTTTCCCAACCCAACCGCCAACCTGCTCACCGTTAGCGGAGCCGGCACGGGCAGTCAGCTCACGCTGACCGACGTAACAGGAAAAGTCTGCTGGAAACAGACTGCCAGTGCCACTGGATTGGACCTATTGGATACCAGTGCGCTGCTGCCCGGCACTTATCTGCTGCGCATTATTTCAGCTCAGGGGCAAGAAAAAATGGTGAGGGTGAGCAAAGAATAA